In Citrus sinensis cultivar Valencia sweet orange chromosome 3, DVS_A1.0, whole genome shotgun sequence, the sequence CTGGTGGCCGCCAGTCACTTAAAGACTCCGGCTTTGCAACAGAAGCTATGATCGAAACATAACCCTCTTTTGTGAACTTTACAGCATTACCCACTATGTTTAAAATAGTTTGCATGAGCCGTTTCTCATCCCCAACAGCATAAGTAGGTAATTCTGGGGCCATAATCAAAGTCATGGATAACTTCTTACAAGATGCAACGGGCTTTATCAGCTTAATGACCTACAATCACagacattaaaataaataatgtaatcCAGACACCCGCATGCAAGAACTGCACGGTGCAAGCTTAGTTCCAACTCTATAGGTAAAGTTTTGAAGTACagaactaaaaataattacctCTCTCAGAACTATCTGAAGATTGAATGGTCCATTGTCTAATTCCAGGCTACCATCTTCAAGTCGGGAAAGATCTAAAACATCATCAACTAGTGTTGTCAAAAGGTTGCTACTCTTTAGAACTGTCTCTATCATAACCCTTTGCTCCGGAGTTAGATCAGTCTCCAAAAGAAGTGAAGACAATGCAATAATTGCATGCATCAGAGTCCGCATTTCATGGTTCATTACAGCACGGAAATCATTGCGAGCATGGATTGCCTTCTCTGCCTCTCGACGAGCCGAATCTAAAGCAACATTCTGCTCCATGAGCTGATTGCGGGCCCTCATAGAGTCCTCAAGAATAGCAGCATGTGAAAGAGCAACAGCTACCTGCATGATTatcaaaatagaatttgatcaCGGAAAATATGCCAAAGAAACAGTTCTCCGAGATTACAAGGGAATACCAGCAAGTAAAGCAATGAACAAAATAAAGTTGAGGAGTTGAGGTGAAAATTACTATACAAAATGAGACAACTTACAGAATGGAAGATAATAGTTTTTTAAGCAGCACATTAGGAACTCTCTCTACGGTACACCTTGTGATTATAATGTTCTAATGAAACCATTATGACTTAACATCATTCTCACATTCTTTTAAAGGACGTTAGTTTTGCTGGTAGTTTTCAATGCAGGGAACCTCCAGAGTGGTTAATGGAGACATTCAAGCTTGCTAGCtgcattattatattaaaggcaaattttaaatgtcaatCCAAAAAAAGGTGCATCCCTTGGATCCAGTTATAACTTAACAGAGTAACTGCAAGACTAAATAACATGGCCATGAAAAGTATTGGCAATGGACTGTTCAGTAGAGGCTACTGTCAAAGCAAAATCAGAATCCTTATGATCATTTGCATATGGAACAATAGATGAACCACAACCtaagaaaactaaaaattgacTCTCAAGGCATGCCTCCGTCCAAACTCTTTACCATCTTTGCCAAATCTGAGAAACTACTAACCATTCTATAACTAATCTAAGACAGTAATACAAAAGTAAGATAAAACTAACAAAAAATGTGAAGATATCCCGTGCAAAAAGATGAATTCTTAGCAAGAAATCCTGTGCAAGAACTTTTAAAGATTATTCTTACCTACACACAGACAACGTCAGTTATGCTATAGTTCGAAGACAGCCTATTaaggagagagaaagaaaagagtaaTCGCAAAATACCTGATCTGCAACAACGTCAATAAGCTCCAACTCATGGTCTCGCCATTTTCGACCACCGTCGGTAGGGAGCATCAGAACCATGACCGCATAGCTCTTTGCAGGTAATTCAGGCCAATCATTAATTTGGAAATTTGAGAGATGTAAAAGAGGTACTCGAACAGCAACAATGTCAGGGGGCACGTATCTTCCAACAAGCAGTCTGATCCTCGCCAATGGGCAGTTATAGGGTAAACGCATTGCTTGAGCACTATTAAAGACATCAGTGACTATAGGAAGGTTTATTGGCACGGAAGATCCGATTTGTATTTGGTTGTTTAGAGTATAAGAAAGTTCTAGATTTAGACCAGTTCGTGATGGCATCCACAATGCACATTCCTCAAGGCCCAGCGTTCTTCCCAGCTCAACAAGAGTGGTTTTGAGAATTGTATGTCTGTCTAGTGTGCTTCTAATTTCATGAGTCAACATTCTAACATGTCTTCCTGTTTCTTCTTGAGTAAGAATAAGGCCCATCTCTCTATCAAGTTCGTCAGCCCTGTTCTTCAGAAATAATTCCCTCGTTTTGACACTCAACAGATCGGGGATGATGTGAACAAGCATCAAAGCAGTTATACATGACACAAAAGCACAAGCCATCTTTGCAATAGTCATCACCACAGCAACAGCTTTGGAGTGCACAGTGAATGTCCACAAGCTTATGAAGTGAGTCAGTCcacaaagaataataaaagaaccaAACTGCATAAGCACCCATCTGTATGGAAAGAAGGCTGACTTTTgcacaaaatatataagttcCACGGGTATGGAGAAATATGCTAGAGCAATCAGTATATCTGAGATATACTGATATCTCACCAGGAGTTCATCAGGGGGCCATTGTGTATCAATGCAATCACAAGACTCCATATCCAAAAGTTGCCTCAACCAATCTGAAAATAAGCAGAATAGGTATAATCATGCCAATATCGGATGTCTCCAAAGAGAAATATAATCATGCCAATATGATATAACATATATCTAGACCAAAAGGAGAAACATACTTACAGCTAAGGATAGCTAAGGAATATAAGGTAAAGCAGGATATTAAGCACAGATTACATCCAACAACATTCTGCATCAACAGAAATTCTCAGTATCTTGGTCTTTATAGTGTTTCTAAGAAATACTAAAGTTAAT encodes:
- the LOC102577971 gene encoding ethylene response sensor 1 isoform X1 — encoded protein: MAQITHCSSANNFWRLCTPLLRINLNVVGCNLCLISCFTLYSLAILSYWLRQLLDMESCDCIDTQWPPDELLVRYQYISDILIALAYFSIPVELIYFVQKSAFFPYRWVLMQFGSFIILCGLTHFISLWTFTVHSKAVAVVMTIAKMACAFVSCITALMLVHIIPDLLSVKTRELFLKNRADELDREMGLILTQEETGRHVRMLTHEIRSTLDRHTILKTTLVELGRTLGLEECALWMPSRTGLNLELSYTLNNQIQIGSSVPINLPIVTDVFNSAQAMRLPYNCPLARIRLLVGRYVPPDIVAVRVPLLHLSNFQINDWPELPAKSYAVMVLMLPTDGGRKWRDHELELIDVVADQVAVALSHAAILEDSMRARNQLMEQNVALDSARREAEKAIHARNDFRAVMNHEMRTLMHAIIALSSLLLETDLTPEQRVMIETVLKSSNLLTTLVDDVLDLSRLEDGSLELDNGPFNLQIVLREVIKLIKPVASCKKLSMTLIMAPELPTYAVGDEKRLMQTILNIVGNAVKFTKEGYVSIIASVAKPESLSDWRPPEFYPVSTDGHFYLRVQVNDSGCGVPPQDIPLLFTKFAQSRGSSCQTPRAGLGLAICRRFVNLMGGHIWLESEGLDKGSTVTFLVKLGICNNPGSPIHPVALKGRASHGSADLTGPKPLFRDNDQIASTKSRYQRSV
- the LOC102577971 gene encoding ethylene response sensor 1 isoform X2 codes for the protein MESCDCIDTQWPPDELLVRYQYISDILIALAYFSIPVELIYFVQKSAFFPYRWVLMQFGSFIILCGLTHFISLWTFTVHSKAVAVVMTIAKMACAFVSCITALMLVHIIPDLLSVKTRELFLKNRADELDREMGLILTQEETGRHVRMLTHEIRSTLDRHTILKTTLVELGRTLGLEECALWMPSRTGLNLELSYTLNNQIQIGSSVPINLPIVTDVFNSAQAMRLPYNCPLARIRLLVGRYVPPDIVAVRVPLLHLSNFQINDWPELPAKSYAVMVLMLPTDGGRKWRDHELELIDVVADQVAVALSHAAILEDSMRARNQLMEQNVALDSARREAEKAIHARNDFRAVMNHEMRTLMHAIIALSSLLLETDLTPEQRVMIETVLKSSNLLTTLVDDVLDLSRLEDGSLELDNGPFNLQIVLREVIKLIKPVASCKKLSMTLIMAPELPTYAVGDEKRLMQTILNIVGNAVKFTKEGYVSIIASVAKPESLSDWRPPEFYPVSTDGHFYLRVQVNDSGCGVPPQDIPLLFTKFAQSRGSSCQTPRAGLGLAICRRFVNLMGGHIWLESEGLDKGSTVTFLVKLGICNNPGSPIHPVALKGRASHGSADLTGPKPLFRDNDQIASTKSRYQRSV